The genome window GACATTCCGGTCGTGCAGATGATCGTGCTCGCCACCGGCGCATCCCTCATCCTCGCCAACCTCCTCATGGACATTCTCGCCCTCGTCGTGAATCCGCGCCTGAGGAAGGAAAACTGACCGCCCGGGGGATCAAACGAAAATGACTGCTGCCACGCAAATTGCTGAAAAGCCGGGGCTTCTCTCCCGGAGCATTGCCGGAAGGCCCCGCGGGCTCGCCGGGCTCTCGGCCATCATCCTCGTCGTCTTCTTCTGCGCGGGGCTTCTCGCGCCGGTCGCCGCCCCCTACGGGCTCGAGGACATGGATCTGATGTCGAGGCTCGTAGCGCCCTTTACGTCGCTCGCGCACCCGCTCGGAACCGACGAGCTCGGGCGCGATGTGCTCTCGAGGCTTCTTTACTCCCTGAGGCTTTCCTTCGTTCTTGCCGTGACGGGGACGCTCTTGGGCGCCATCGTCGGCACCGCGCTCGGGTTCCTTGCCGCCCGGTTCGGTGGCTTCATCGACGACCTCGTCAACACCGGGATCGACTTTACGGCGTCGCTTCCCTTCATCGTGCTCGCGCTCACGATCCTTGCCTTCCTCGGCACGGACGTGAAGGTGATCATCGTCATCATGGCGGTCTACGGCTGGGACCGGTACGCGAGGCTCGCAAGAAACCTCGCGCGCTCGGCCTATACCGAAGGCTACGCCGGAGCGCTCGAGAGCTTAGGCATCCCGACCCGCCGGATCCTTCTGAGGCACATTCTTCCCAACATCGCGAGCGCCCTTGTCGTCAACATGACGCTCAACTTCCCCGGGATGATTCTGCTCGAAACGTCGCTCTCCTTCCTCGGCGTGGGCGTCCAGCCCCCGATGAGTTCCTTGGGCACCATGCTCGGCTTCGGGCGCGACTACCTCACCACCGCCTGGTGGATCGCCGTCATTCCCGGCGTCGTCATCGTGATTTCGACGCTTTCCATGTCTCTTCTCGGCGACTGGGTCCAGCAGAAGCTCGACCCGCAGAGCCGATAAGGTTTTTTGATTGTTTTTTCGATGAAATGCCGCACGCAGAACCGCTTTCTCGTGCGGCATCTTTTTTAAGATGTCTTTGAAATTTCTGATCGTGGGCTTCGACGGGCTGAGGCCCGACTTTGCGACGCCCGAAAACATGCCGCGGCTCTCGGGCTTTCCGGAAAAGTCCCACACGTGGGAAAACTACCTCGCCTGCTTCCCCACGGAAACCTACGTCAACCACCCGTCGATCTTTTCAGGGGTCCGCCCCGAACGCCACGGCGTCATCGCAAACAGCTTCTGCTACGAGGACGAAAAGCGCCGGATGCGCCTCTTTGAAGGCTTCCGGATCGATTCCGTGATGGAAGCAGACGCCCTTCTGCACGGTCTTTATGCGGTGCCGGACCTGGGCGCCCGGCTCGCGCGCGAGGGAAAGCGCCTCAGAATCTACTGCGCCAATTCGCCCGGGAGCACGCGTCTGCAGCACGTGCATGCCTCGGACTTTTCCGGCCACCTCAACGCTCCCGTGCATGCGCTCGACAAAGCCATCCCCGGCGCCGAGGCTCGGGAGCTTATCCGCGCGCACGGGAAAGGCGTCCCGCTTGAATTTCCGGATGCGCTCGGAACCACGCTCACGGTCGACCTCTTTTTCGAGCGAGAACTCAAGAACGGTCCCGAGGGGCTTGCCGAAGCAACGGTTCTCTGGATCGGCGAGCCCGACCACAGCGAGCATGAACTCGGGCTCTTTTCCGCCAAAACGCTCGAGGGCCTCAGGCAGGCGGACCACGAATTCGGGCGGGTGCTTGATTGGTGGGAGACGGAAGGACGCGCGAAGGACATTCAGCTCGTCGTCATGTCGGACCACGGCCATGTTGAGGTCGCGCGGCACGCCGATTTCGAAGAGATTCTCGAAAATGCCGGGCTTCACGTGCTGACGGGGAGCGACATCGCGCAGGGCGCCGACCCCAAAGCCGACGACGTCATTCTGATCGGCGAATACACCTCCGGCATCTGGGTGCCGGGAAAGAGAAGAGAAGTGCTCGAAGCCGTGCGCGATGCGCTTATGGCCTCGCCCGAGGTCGGCATGGTCTTTTCCCAGCCCGATCCGGGGCTGCCGGGCGCCCGCGAGGGCCTCATTCCCGGAACCTTCTCGGAGGGGCTCCTCTCGAGCGCTCACCCGCGCGGACCCGACATCCGCTTCATCCCGCGAGGCGACCCCGAAACCGGGCGCTGCGTGATGACGAATGCCCTGCCGCTCGGGAGCGGCGCCCACGGCGGGCTTCTGCCTCAGGAAACCCATGCGCTTCTCGCGATTCAGGGGAGCCGCTTCCCCGGATTCGGGCGTCACGCCGAACCCGCTACGCACGAGGACTTTGCGGCAACCCTCATGACGATGCTGAGTCTTCTTGACGACGACGCGCCGCTCCCGCTTCCCACGGGAAGAATTCTCTCGGAGGCGCTCGGCGAAAAAGAATCGATGAGGCGCGCACCGGTTTCCCGGGAAACGCTCACGATCGCAAGAGGCGACTTCTCCCAAACCCTGCATTTTCTTACTTTCCAGGGTCGGAACTACACGCTTTCGGGCGGGCGCACGGAAAGGCTCCCGCTCTGAAGCACTCTGAACCATCGGGGAAGCGGAGGGAGAAAGTGAGCCGGGAAATCTCTAAAATCTAGTGATTTCCAACCGTCACAAGAAGCGCACTTTCTCATGCAGAACGCCGCACAGATCCTCGACTGGGCTGCCTGGGCGCCCGGCGTCGCCGGAAGAGACGCCTGGCGCGAGGCCGCCTCGCTCCCGTCCTTCGGACTTGAATCCTCGCCCTATGCGCCTCCCGGCGCAGAAGAGCCCTCGGCAAAAGCGGCTGCGATCCCTGCCATGCTCCGCAGGCGCCTCACGCCTCTCGGGCGGGCCCTCGCCGAAGTTCTCGGGCCCCTCGCCGCGAAAGCGCCCGACGCCCCCTGGGTCTACGCGTCCCGTTGGGGAGATGCGGCGCTCGCGACGGAGCTTCTCACTCAGGCGGCCCGCGATGAGCCGCTCTCCCCCGCCAAATTTGCTGCGAGCGTTCACAACGGCCCCGCGAGCCTCCTTTCGATTGCGCTCGGCCACAAAGGGGCGCTCACCGCACTCGCGAACGGCCTTTGGGGCGCCGAAGCCGCCTTTGAGTCCGCCGTGAGCGAACTGCTTCAGCACGAGACGGTCATTCTTACTGTTGCGGAAGCCAAGCCCCCGGTCGACTTTGATGCTCCCGGCGTCACGCATGTCTGGGGACTTCTCCTCGGGCGGCAGAATGAAAGCGCGGACCCGCAGGCCTGGGCGAAGGAAAAGCAGAAAGGCCCCTATTGCGCCATTACCACGCGGCCCTTTGAATCCGGCGAAGCCCCTGACCCGCGCCTCGCGGAGCTCGCCGGAACCCCTGCAGACCTCGAGGTTCTCAGCTGGCTCATCGCGTCGGACGCGCCCTTCTTCACGCACCTCGACCGCCATGCGGCCTGGGTGTGGGCAAAATCGGGCGCGCTCGCCCGCTGATCCGGAGAGCCCCCTCGTGCGGTACGTTCTGATGCCCTTCCAGTTCGCGGGCACGGCCTTCGCCTTTGCGCTCTTCGGGCTCGGAGGCGTCATTTTCGGGCTTCTGATTACGCCCGTGCTCAAAATGACGTCGAAAAGTCCCGAAGAGGAGCGCCGGCGCGCCCGCGCGGTCGTCCGGTGGTGGTTCGGATGCTTCGTCACCATCATCACGGCGCTCCGGCTCGTGCGGGTGGAAGTCAGAAACCCTGAGGCGCTCATGAAAGAGGGCGCTATCCTTGCGTGCTCCCACCCGTCCTTGATCGACGTCGTCTGCCTCCTTTCCGTCGTGCCCGAGGCGACGACCATCGTGAAGGCGTCGCTTCTCAAAAACATCTTTACGCGCGCGCCCATTCGCGCCGCCGGCTACGTCTCGAACGCCGAGGGACCGGACGCGATCGAAAAGCTCGCCCGTGAGCTCGAGTCGGGGACGGCCTTCGTCATATTCCCCGAAGGCACCCGGACGCCGAGCGAATTCCCGGAGGGCGAAATGCCGCGGCTTCACCGGGGCGCCGCGCAGCTCGCGCTCCACACGAGGCGCGCCGTCACGCCGGTCCGCATCACCGCGAGCCCGCGCTGGCTCACCAAGGACCGCGGCTGGTGGCATTTGCCCGAGAAGCCCATGATGCTCACTTTTGAAGCGCTTCCCGAGATTCCGGCGGCTCCCTATCTCGACCTTTATAATGCCACCCCTCGGCTCGCTGCCCGGCGGTTTACGCTTGCCCTCGGCAGAGAACTTTTCCCCGGGATTCGTCAACCTACTTCCTCCGATGCGCCATGACTGATCTGATCTCCGAAATCCAGTCCCTCATCATTTCCTCGCTAGGGCTCGAAGACATCCGGCCTGAGGACATCGACCCGGATGAACCGCTCTTCGGCGAAGGGCTCGGCCTCGACAGCATCGACGCCCTCGAGCTCGGCCTTGCCGTCAAGAAGCGCTGGGGCATCACGCTGACCGCGGAAAGCGAAGAGGCAAAGACCGTCTTCAAGAACGTCCGCACGCTCGCCGCCTACATTGAAACGCATAAGCAGAATTAAGAACATGACAACCTTCACCCCTCAGGAAGAAAAGGTCTATCAGGTCCTCTCCGAAATTCTCGTGAACGATTTCGAGATTCCCGCCGACAAGATCAAGCCTGAAGCCCGTCTCTACGAAGACTTCGACATCGATTCCATCGACGCGGTCGACATGATCGTGCAGCTGAAGCCCCATCTCGGCGGCCGCCGCATTTCCCCGGAAGCCTTCAAGCAGGTGCGCACCCTGGGCGACGTCGTCACGGTCATCGCACGCGTCCTTGAAAAGCCTGCCGACGGGAAAGCCGATTAAAGCCCATCTTCAGACATGTCGGCATCCCGACTTCTGAAAGTCATCACGGGCGGCGCTGCCGCCCTTTTGATTTGCCTTTATCCCTTCTGGGCCTGGTGGGGGTTAAGCCGCTTCGGGATCCTGCCCGTAGCGCTCTCCTTGGCTAGCATCATGCTTCTGCGGGCGCTCATGTCGCCCTCGCGGAAGAACTTCGGCTTTGCCGCCATTGCGCTTGTCCTTTCCGCACTCTCGGCGATTCTCGATGCCGAGGAGCCGATGCTCTTTTATCCGGTCGCGGTCAACGGCTTTCTTCTCTGGCTTTTCGGCACATCCCTATCCTCCACGCCCATCGTTGAAAAGTTCGCGAGACTCCGCACGCCCGATCTCCCGCCCGAAGGCGTCCGCTGGTGCCGCGGCGTCACGAAGGTCTGGTGCGGGTTCTTCGTCCTCAACGGCAGTGTCGCGCTTGCCACGGTGCTCTATGGAGACCGCGGACTCTGGATGATCTGGAACGGGTGCGTGAGCTATGTCCTCATCTGCATCCTCTTTGCGGGGGAGTTTCTGCTCCGCAGAATCCGCATGCGACGCGCCGCCCCAAGGGAATAGCCAGGACACCCACAGATTTCTACCTCGAGGACGCCCTTTTTCGCAGCTTCAGGTCCTGCAGATCCCTCCCAAGGGGGTCGTGCTTCGCCAGCAGTTCGATGTCGTCTGCAAGCTGCATTGCATAAAGCACCCGCAGGTAGGCGCCCATGGACACCGTGGGCTCTCCGCGCTCAATCTTGCTTACCGTGAGCTCGGAGCACTGCGCGCGATCCGCGACGAGCGCAATCGTGAAGTTCCTGCGAAGACGCGCCAGACGGATTTGTTCTCCCGCGATGCGGAGCTTCTCTGCAATCTTCCTGGGAAGCAGGGTGGAACGGGTGGCTTTAGTCATCATTAAAGATAGATTGTTATCAATAATCCATATTTTATTATGGATTATTGAGTTTAGCCTGGGCCATTGTACTCTCGACGCTAATCTTTCCGGAATCCCTGAGGCACAATAACGGGTGCGACTCAACTCTTTTGCCTGCAGCGCCGTGACCTCCGAAACCCGCCTCTCCCGCATTCTTACCCTCCAGCCTTCTGAACGGCCCATCGGCATTTTTTCCGATGGAAGCGTGCTGACGCTCAGAGGCTTTCTCGCGGGAACTGCCGCCTGGCGTGATGCGGCGCTGGCGCTTCCACCCGACACTCGCGAAAATGCGGTGCTCTATTCGGAAGATGCGCTCGAACTTCTCCCCGCACTTTTCGGCTTCTGGGCGGCAGGCGTTCATGCCATCCTGCCCGGAGACATTCTCCCCGGCACGCTGAAGCACCTTGAGGATTCCGGCGTTGCGCTCGACAAAACCTTCCTCGCACTCGGCGCCATCGGAATGGATGACGGGAAGCGAGTGGTGCACCTCTTTTCGCCGGTGGAGAGAACCTCGGACTTCAATGCCTTGGAAGCCCCTCATGATCTCGGTCTGCTCGACGACAAAGCGCCGCTTCTGTCTCTCCTCACGAGCGGAAGCACAGGAAAGGCAAAGCTTTGCAGAAAGCGCCTCGAGCAGGCTTTTCTGGAGCCCGAATCAATTGATGCCGGAATCCCTGGCGGAACATCAGCCCTTGGCGCCATTGAAGTCTTAGGCACCGTGAGCGCGCAGCATATTTACGGACTCCTCTTCCGGGCGCTCTGGCCGCTGCTTTCGACGGAAGCGCTCATCGTCGGAAAGCGCCTTCACTACCCGGAAAATCTGGAGGAAGCTCTCAAGGAAGCCAAGGCCCGCGGACATCGCGCAGTCGTCATTGCGGCTCCTGCGCACCTGAAGCGCTTTACGGATCCAACGCTTTTTGAGGATGCGAGAGACTGCGTCATCCTCGCCTTTTCCTCCACCGGCCCGCTCGATGATGAAGGCGCCCGGGTCGCACGCGCAGCGCTCGGGCTTTTCCCCATGGAAGTCTTAGGCTCCACCGAAACGGGCGGCATCGCCTGGCGACGGAGGGATCTCGAAAGTGACGGGAAAATCTCAACGCCGCCCTGGAAAACCGTCCCAGGCATCACTGCAGGCGTGCGTCTCGAGGACGGCCGCGTGCTTCCTGAGGGAGAGGGACTCCTCACGCTTTCTGGACGCCACCTTGATCATGAAGGTTGGAATGACGGATCTGACCGCATTCGCCTGGACGACACGGGGTTTACGCTCCTCGGCCGTGCAGACCGAATCGTCAAGATTGAAGGCAAGCGCGTTGCGCTCCCTGAAGTGGAAGCGCTTCTTGTAAAGGGCGGGCTCGCACGCGAAGCGAAAGTCTTTGCCTTCGGAGAAGGGTGGCGCGAAGCGCTCGCGGCCGTCTTGAAGCCCTCTCCTCAGCTCAAGGACATTTTCCTCGCCGACGGCAAGGCTGCCGCAGTGCGAAAGCTTCGCGAAGAACTTGGCCGGAATCTTCCGGCAGTATCGATTCCCAGACGCTGGCGGCTTGTCGACGAACTCCCTGCAAATGCTCAGGGAAAGACAACAGTAAAGGCCCTCGAAAGCCTCTTTGACCCGCGCCGCCCGGAGTGGCTTTTGGAAAGCGATGAAGTTCAGGAAGACAGCCGGCATCTGCGCCTGCGGCTCGAAGCTTCCCCCGGACTCGAATGGTTCAAGGGGCACTTTCCCGGTCTTCCGATTCTTCCCGGCGTGGCCCAGCTTCTTTTGGTCGAAAAGGCTTTCCGCGCCTATGCGCACGTGAGCGGAGACTTTAATGCGACGCAGGTGAAGACGCTCAAATTCCGTGCGGTTACAACGCCCGGCATGAGGCTTGCGCTCGAGCTTGAATGTCCCGTCGGCATTTCGTCTGAAGAAAGCTTCTCTCTCAAATTCGCCTGGAAGAAAATCGGCGACTCTGAAGACATCCAATCGAGCGGCACCATTGTCTTCGCGCGGAAGTGATGGCCCTCTACAGCGTTTTTCCGTTCCCACCTTTTTCCTCCGGACGTTTTCAAAACGCGCGTGCGTCGTAAAATGGTCTTTTATGCCTGACGGTTTCGGGGATCTTGTATTCCCGGCTACAGCCGCCCGGCATCGCGACTGCTGCGGCATCCGACCGCTCAGCCCCAATTCAAAACGAGGAGACTCTTGATGCAGTTTGTTTTTGAGACGCCCACCCGACTCATCTTCGGCCCGGGGAAACTCGATGCCCTTCGCACGGAAAAGCTGCCGGGCAAAAAGGCACTGCTCCTTACATCGCGCGGCGGCTCGGTCGTGCGTTCGGGCGCCCTTGCCCGCGTGACGGCCGCTCTTGATGCGCAGAAGATTGAATGGGTGCATCTCGCCATCGTCGAACCCAATCCCCTCTCGACCACCGTCATGACCGGCGCCAACCGCGCCCGGGAAGAAGGCTGCGACTTCGTGATTGGTTTGGGCGGCGGCTCCGTGATGGACTGCGCCAAGGCGATTGCGCTCTGCACCACGAATGACGGCGACATCTGGGACTACGTCCAGCAGGGCCAGGGCGGCAGAAAGCAGATCACTGCCACGCCGATCCCTATCGTGGCCATCACGACCACTGCCGGCACCGGTTCGGAAGTGGATGCGGGCGGCGTCATCACGAATCCGGTCACGCAGGAAAAGTGCGGCATCGGCCATCCGACGCTTCTGCCGAAGATCGCCATCGTCGACCCCGAACTGATGCTCTCGGTTCCGCCCATGCTCACGGCCTATCAGGGCTTCGACGCGCTCTTCCATGCCATCGAAGGCTACGTTACGAAACGCCCCAACTATCTCTCCGAAATGTATGCGCTTGCGAGCGTGCGCCATTGCGCCGAAGGCCTCGCCCGTGCCGTCCGCGACGGCTCCGACTATGAAGCCCGCGAACACATGGCGATTGCCAACACGCTTTCGGGCTACGTCATGGTCTGCGGACGTCTCACGAGCCAGCACTCGATGGAGCATGCGCTTTCCGCCTTCCATCAGGATCTCCCGCACGGCGCCGGCCTCATCATGCTCTCGCTTGCCTACTTCGGTCACATGATCAAGACGGGCGCCCGTTCCGACCGCTTTGTCGAACTCGCCAGGGCCCTGGGCGTGCGCGATGCCGTTCATCCTGCGGACTTCCTGCTCGCGCTGCATGACCTTCAGGTCGCCTGCGGCGTCGACAACCTGCGCATGAGCGACTACGGCGTCACGCGTGAAGAAATTCCGGCGCTTGCTGAAAAAGCCCGCTCTGCCGGCGGCATGCTCTTTGAGCAGGACCCGGTGGCACTGACTTTTGAAGACACCGTGGCGATTTTTGAGGCGGCTTACCGTTAATACCGCTCCATCTGCTTGATTTTTGTATTCAGTTCAGCCGCCTTCGGGCGGCTGAACTGTTTTGAGGTTACTCATCCTGAATCAAAAGTCCCCGGATGCGCTCCGGGAAATCGCAGGCGAGCTCAAGCCTTCCGTCCTGCCGTCTGAGGAGCCCCTGCTTCTCCCAGGCATTGAGCACTTTGCTCACTGCGGGACGCGTCGCATGAATCAGTTCGGCAACTTCCGATACGCGTGCATCGATGGTAAGACGCTTCCAGGCCGCATCTGCATCCTCCGGGACGAGTTCGAGAAGCACAATGAGGAGCTTTGCGAGTCGAAGAGGCAAAGGATCGACGCCGCAGATGAGGAGCCCTTCGATCTGACGTTCGTGATGCTTCGCAAGACTCATAAGGTACCTGAGCTTGAGATCCCTATCCTGCTCGAGGAGCTTGATGAAGGCAGCTTCCTCCATGACCCTGACTGATACCGGGGACAATGCAAGCGCCATCAGAGGCATATCCTTCCCGGGATGCAGCACGGCCTTGGGTGCCCCCAGAAGAGTACCGGGTCGAAAAAGGCTCGCCATGCGATCAAAGGTATCGCCTCTGCCGAAACACGTGGCTATCAATCCGGACTCGATATAAAAAACCTGCCGCTGACCTCCGAAAAAGAAGATCTGATGAGCGGAAATTTCCTTCAGAGGACAATTCAGGAAAAAAGCCTCGAAAGCAGAATCATCAGGCTCAAGCAGCCAGGGCAAAGAAGCATAAATCCTGTCGCTTGCGAATGCTTGGATAAAGGCTGAAGTCGAGGAAGCACTCATAATCGGGAACTGTGCGGCCATAAAAACAAAGACCCCTGCCGAAATACTTCAGCAGAGGTCTTTGATTCTACTTAAAAATACCGATTAAATGCCTTTCTCAATATCCGCAAGGGCGTTGAGCGCCGCCACGCGGCCGGAGGTCATGGCGAAGGACGACGCCGAGCCTTCGCAGCGAAGGTCGTACGAAGAGTCGTAGAGGCCGCCCATGTCCTGGCCAACAACGTAAAGATTCGGGATCACGTCGCCCTGAGGAGTCTTCGCTTCAAAACGAGGCGTCACCT of Sutterella faecalis contains these proteins:
- a CDS encoding COG4648 family protein, with translation MSASRLLKVITGGAAALLICLYPFWAWWGLSRFGILPVALSLASIMLLRALMSPSRKNFGFAAIALVLSALSAILDAEEPMLFYPVAVNGFLLWLFGTSLSSTPIVEKFARLRTPDLPPEGVRWCRGVTKVWCGFFVLNGSVALATVLYGDRGLWMIWNGCVSYVLICILFAGEFLLRRIRMRRAAPRE
- a CDS encoding phosphopantetheine-binding protein, producing the protein MTDLISEIQSLIISSLGLEDIRPEDIDPDEPLFGEGLGLDSIDALELGLAVKKRWGITLTAESEEAKTVFKNVRTLAAYIETHKQN
- a CDS encoding ABC transporter permease; translation: MTAATQIAEKPGLLSRSIAGRPRGLAGLSAIILVVFFCAGLLAPVAAPYGLEDMDLMSRLVAPFTSLAHPLGTDELGRDVLSRLLYSLRLSFVLAVTGTLLGAIVGTALGFLAARFGGFIDDLVNTGIDFTASLPFIVLALTILAFLGTDVKVIIVIMAVYGWDRYARLARNLARSAYTEGYAGALESLGIPTRRILLRHILPNIASALVVNMTLNFPGMILLETSLSFLGVGVQPPMSSLGTMLGFGRDYLTTAWWIAVIPGVVIVISTLSMSLLGDWVQQKLDPQSR
- a CDS encoding beta-ketoacyl synthase chain length factor produces the protein MQNAAQILDWAAWAPGVAGRDAWREAASLPSFGLESSPYAPPGAEEPSAKAAAIPAMLRRRLTPLGRALAEVLGPLAAKAPDAPWVYASRWGDAALATELLTQAARDEPLSPAKFAASVHNGPASLLSIALGHKGALTALANGLWGAEAAFESAVSELLQHETVILTVAEAKPPVDFDAPGVTHVWGLLLGRQNESADPQAWAKEKQKGPYCAITTRPFESGEAPDPRLAELAGTPADLEVLSWLIASDAPFFTHLDRHAAWVWAKSGALAR
- a CDS encoding iron-containing alcohol dehydrogenase, with product MQFVFETPTRLIFGPGKLDALRTEKLPGKKALLLTSRGGSVVRSGALARVTAALDAQKIEWVHLAIVEPNPLSTTVMTGANRAREEGCDFVIGLGGGSVMDCAKAIALCTTNDGDIWDYVQQGQGGRKQITATPIPIVAITTTAGTGSEVDAGGVITNPVTQEKCGIGHPTLLPKIAIVDPELMLSVPPMLTAYQGFDALFHAIEGYVTKRPNYLSEMYALASVRHCAEGLARAVRDGSDYEAREHMAIANTLSGYVMVCGRLTSQHSMEHALSAFHQDLPHGAGLIMLSLAYFGHMIKTGARSDRFVELARALGVRDAVHPADFLLALHDLQVACGVDNLRMSDYGVTREEIPALAEKARSAGGMLFEQDPVALTFEDTVAIFEAAYR
- a CDS encoding helix-turn-helix domain-containing protein is translated as MMTKATRSTLLPRKIAEKLRIAGEQIRLARLRRNFTIALVADRAQCSELTVSKIERGEPTVSMGAYLRVLYAMQLADDIELLAKHDPLGRDLQDLKLRKRASSR
- a CDS encoding helix-turn-helix domain-containing protein; the encoded protein is MALALSPVSVRVMEEAAFIKLLEQDRDLKLRYLMSLAKHHERQIEGLLICGVDPLPLRLAKLLIVLLELVPEDADAAWKRLTIDARVSEVAELIHATRPAVSKVLNAWEKQGLLRRQDGRLELACDFPERIRGLLIQDE
- a CDS encoding lysophospholipid acyltransferase family protein translates to MRYVLMPFQFAGTAFAFALFGLGGVIFGLLITPVLKMTSKSPEEERRRARAVVRWWFGCFVTIITALRLVRVEVRNPEALMKEGAILACSHPSLIDVVCLLSVVPEATTIVKASLLKNIFTRAPIRAAGYVSNAEGPDAIEKLARELESGTAFVIFPEGTRTPSEFPEGEMPRLHRGAAQLALHTRRAVTPVRITASPRWLTKDRGWWHLPEKPMMLTFEALPEIPAAPYLDLYNATPRLAARRFTLALGRELFPGIRQPTSSDAP
- a CDS encoding acyl carrier protein, with protein sequence MTTFTPQEEKVYQVLSEILVNDFEIPADKIKPEARLYEDFDIDSIDAVDMIVQLKPHLGGRRISPEAFKQVRTLGDVVTVIARVLEKPADGKAD
- a CDS encoding alkaline phosphatase family protein, encoding MSLKFLIVGFDGLRPDFATPENMPRLSGFPEKSHTWENYLACFPTETYVNHPSIFSGVRPERHGVIANSFCYEDEKRRMRLFEGFRIDSVMEADALLHGLYAVPDLGARLAREGKRLRIYCANSPGSTRLQHVHASDFSGHLNAPVHALDKAIPGAEARELIRAHGKGVPLEFPDALGTTLTVDLFFERELKNGPEGLAEATVLWIGEPDHSEHELGLFSAKTLEGLRQADHEFGRVLDWWETEGRAKDIQLVVMSDHGHVEVARHADFEEILENAGLHVLTGSDIAQGADPKADDVILIGEYTSGIWVPGKRREVLEAVRDALMASPEVGMVFSQPDPGLPGAREGLIPGTFSEGLLSSAHPRGPDIRFIPRGDPETGRCVMTNALPLGSGAHGGLLPQETHALLAIQGSRFPGFGRHAEPATHEDFAATLMTMLSLLDDDAPLPLPTGRILSEALGEKESMRRAPVSRETLTIARGDFSQTLHFLTFQGRNYTLSGGRTERLPL